In a genomic window of Ipomoea triloba cultivar NCNSP0323 chromosome 3, ASM357664v1:
- the LOC116012899 gene encoding uncharacterized protein LOC116012899, translating into MAFSCCIGFSVLAGNLPLVLLGIMISRSLSIGLQILYLGLQLVNDVYMGLHHDHQCLDVIMVICDALQDAYIQQKKEGLLKLKGPKEDILTKALESKEHGGRVRGIGGLVNPSTYFRVGRGKLSTNEENFLLRQQAKFEDRIAKLETLVLKNVGIDDIEEKGSCSAKGAKSYVKSEEEIEILKKLDFDDDDDELMFIEKDDALEKQCKKKSSNHGQKLELNSSSMPKSLWLLYCYYKRALDDGDTIKVILDFNVFGETCTLYVNVGDVTPFYQLMPISYTYIGVYIWYLYKKMMDENKLDKFRFVHPYNVGHLPTTKTDAKFLEKQLENRARVIADRLLNTTPNTTVLMPCNIGFHWILTVININKDIVYMLDPLGPRLRNDDWKHVVDMAMKMFHAVGNGKKGRSKTSWEIVKAPRQPDSNQCGFYVMAYMRTLIEHMPDIDDKESVQALFQKADYNQTDIDLVRSEWADFVSSYIQ; encoded by the exons ATGGCATTCAGTTGCTGCATTGGATTCTCAGTGCTAGCGGGTAACTTGCCATTGGTGTTGTTGGGCATCATGATTTCCCGTTCTCTTTCCATAGGCTTGCAAATTCTCTACTTGGGTTTGCAGCTTGTTAATGATGTGTATATGGGACTGCATCATGACCATCAATGCCTTGATG TTATCATGGTAATTTGTGATGCATTACAGGATGCATATattcaacaaaagaaagaagGTTTGCTCAAGTTAAAAGGACCAAAAGAAGACATCCTTACTAAGGCACTTGAATCTAAAGAGCATGGAGGTCGTGTGAGGGGTATAGGAGGACTTGTTAATCCATCAACATATTTTAGAGTTGGTAGAGGGAAGTTGTCTACTAATGAAGAAAATTTTCTTCTAAGGCAACAAGCAAAGTTTGAAGATAGAATAGCTAAGTTAGAGACTTTGGTACTTAAAAATGTAGGCATTGATGATATTGAAGAAAAAGGTAGTTGTAGTGCCAAGGGTGCCAAGAGTTATGTCAAgagtgaagaagaaattgaaattttaaaaaaattggatttcgatgatgatgatgatgagctgATGTTTATTGAGAAAGATGATGCTTTGGag AAACAATGCAAGAAGAAATCTAGCAACCATGGACAAAAGCTTGAGTTGAACTCATCAAGTATGCCTAAGTCGTTATGGCTTTTGTATTGTTATTACAAGCGTGCTCTTGATGATGGAGATACTATAAAAGTAATTCtagattttaatgtttttggaGAAACATGCACTCTCTATGTTAATGTAGGAGATGTTACTCCCTTTTATCAATTGATGCCAATATCATACACCTATATTGGTGTGTACATATG gtatttgtataaaaagatgATGGATGAGAACAAGCTTGACAAATTTAGATTTGTGCACCCATATAATGTAGGGCATTTGCCAACGACAAAAACGGATGCAAAGTTTCTTGAAAAACAATTGGAAAACAGAGCACGAGTCATAGCAGACAGGCTTTTAAACACAACACCTAATACAACAGTTTTGATGCCATGTAATATAGG TTTCCATTGGATTCTTACAGTTATCAACATCAATAAGGATATTGTTTATATGTTGGACCCTCTTGGCCCTCGCCTTCGCAATGATGATTGGAAACATGTTGTAGATAT GGCTATGAAAATGTTTCATGCGGTCGGGAATGGAAAGAAAGGGCGAAGTAAAACTTCTTGGGAAATTGTCAAG GCTCCTCGTCAACCGGATAGTAATCAATGTGGTTTCTATGTCATGGCTTACATGAGAACTTTAATTGAGCATATGCCAGACATTGATGACAAAGAATCTGTTCAAGCACTA TTCCAAAAAGCTGATTACAACCAAACCGATATTGATCTAGTGCGTTCTGAATGGGCAGATTTTGTATCAAGTTATATACAATAG